From a region of the Phaseolus vulgaris cultivar G19833 chromosome 6, P. vulgaris v2.0, whole genome shotgun sequence genome:
- the LOC137833386 gene encoding AT-hook motif nuclear-localized protein 17-like has product MNPSTRKPIGRPRGSKNKPSSTFLPVPQPEESSMKVFAFTVPPNRDIMEFILDIAHKGHVSVAILNASGTVNNVTLQNSTLSAPTTMQHGPFTLLSLAGSYLYNNLYTLHPGATPPFPLSFTINLSNSHGQIFGGVVTGSVIAAEHVRITVSTFKNTGILKFPRDQQTHDNNNHDNNNNNTSNFSGGGNLLGSNTVNYGVRGW; this is encoded by the coding sequence ATGAACCCATCCACAAGGAAACCTATTGGAAGGCCCCGAGGCTCCAAGAACAAGCCAAGCTCCACCTTCCTCCCAGTGCCCCAGCCTGAGGAGTCCTCCATGAAGGTCTTTGCTTTCACTGTACCTCCAAATAGGGACATCATGGAGTTCATCTTGGACATTGCTCATAAGGGTCACGTCAGTGTGGCCATCCTAAATGCCTCTGGCACTGTTAACAACGTCACCTTGCAGAACTCAACCCTCAGTGCCCCTACCACCATGCAACACGGTCCCTTCACTTTGCTCTCCCTTGCTGGTTCCTACTTGTACAACAACCTCTATACCCTTCACCCCGGAGCCACCCCTCCCTTTCCCCTATCTTTCACCATCAACCTCTCAAACTCTCATGGCCAGATATTTGGAGGTGTGGTTACTGGTAGTGTCATTGCTGCTGAACATGTCAGAATCACGGTCTCCACCTTCAAGAACACTGGTATTCTAAAGTTTCCTCGAGATCAACAAACACATGACAATAATAACCATGacaataacaacaacaacactAGTAATTTCAGCGGGGGTGGCAACTTGTTGGGGTCCAACACAGTTAACTATGGAGTTCGTGGGTGGTAA